The Betta splendens chromosome 7, fBetSpl5.4, whole genome shotgun sequence genome includes a window with the following:
- the ctdsp2 gene encoding carboxy-terminal domain RNA polymerase II polypeptide A small phosphatase 2 isoform X2 has translation MESSVITQVQKEDVQVPPKTGQVSRSALKQPRSCNIFKSLFCCIQAPDGPKPPPPLPPASQQALLEAQENGTVVKADLNLLPEVKVQDQGKICVVIDLDETLVHSSFKPISNADFIVPVEIEGTTHQVYVLKRPYVDEFLQRMGELFECVLFTASLAKYADPVTDLLDQCGVFRARLFRESCVFHQGCYVKDLSRLGRDLHKTLILDNSPASYIFHPNNAVPVVSWFDDVEDAELLNLLPVFEELSQADNVYARLDQLRGH, from the exons ATGGAAAGTTCTGTTATCACCCAAGTGCAAAAAGAAGACGTTCAAGTGCCACCAAAAACAG GCCAGGTGAGCCGCTCAGCGCTGAAGCAGCCACGGAGTTGTAACATCTTCAAAAGTCTGTTCTGCTGCATCCAAGCTCCAGATGGCCccaaaccaccaccaccactgccaCCAGCTTCCCAGCAGGCTTTGCTGGAGGCACAGGAAAATGGGACAGTTGTCAAG GCTGACCTCAACCTCCTGCCTGAGGTGAAGGTTCAGGACCAAGGGAAGATATGCGTGGTCATAGACCTGGATGAGACCCTGGTGCACAGCTCGTTCAAG CCCATCAGTAATGCAGACTTTATTGTACCGGTGGAGATAGAGGGGACCACACACCag gtgTATGTACTGAAGAGGCCGTATGTGGATGAGTTCCTGCAGAGAATGGGAGAGTTGTTTGAATGTGTGCTGTTTACTGCCAGCCTAGCCAAG TACGCAGACCCAGTGACAGACCTGCTGGACCAGTGTGGAGTTTTCCGGGCCCGTTTATTCCGGGAGTCTTGTGTTTTCCACCAGGGCTGCTATGTCAAAGATTTAAGCCGCCTGGGCAGAGACCTCCACAAAACCCTCATTCTGGACAATTCTCCTGCTTCCTACATCTTCCACCCAAATAATGCT gtTCCGGTGGTGTCATGGTTTGATGATGTGGAAGATGCTGAGCTGCTCAACCTTCTACCTGTGTTTGAAGAACTAAGCCAAGCTGATAACGTTTATGCGCGTCTGGACCAGCTTCGTGGACATTAA
- the ctdsp2 gene encoding carboxy-terminal domain RNA polymerase II polypeptide A small phosphatase 2 isoform X1 encodes MESSVITQVQKEDVQVPPKTGQVSRSALKQPRSCNIFKSLFCCIQAPDGPKPPPPLPPASQQALLEAQENGTVVKQADLNLLPEVKVQDQGKICVVIDLDETLVHSSFKPISNADFIVPVEIEGTTHQVYVLKRPYVDEFLQRMGELFECVLFTASLAKYADPVTDLLDQCGVFRARLFRESCVFHQGCYVKDLSRLGRDLHKTLILDNSPASYIFHPNNAVPVVSWFDDVEDAELLNLLPVFEELSQADNVYARLDQLRGH; translated from the exons ATGGAAAGTTCTGTTATCACCCAAGTGCAAAAAGAAGACGTTCAAGTGCCACCAAAAACAG GCCAGGTGAGCCGCTCAGCGCTGAAGCAGCCACGGAGTTGTAACATCTTCAAAAGTCTGTTCTGCTGCATCCAAGCTCCAGATGGCCccaaaccaccaccaccactgccaCCAGCTTCCCAGCAGGCTTTGCTGGAGGCACAGGAAAATGGGACAGTTGTCAAG CAGGCTGACCTCAACCTCCTGCCTGAGGTGAAGGTTCAGGACCAAGGGAAGATATGCGTGGTCATAGACCTGGATGAGACCCTGGTGCACAGCTCGTTCAAG CCCATCAGTAATGCAGACTTTATTGTACCGGTGGAGATAGAGGGGACCACACACCag gtgTATGTACTGAAGAGGCCGTATGTGGATGAGTTCCTGCAGAGAATGGGAGAGTTGTTTGAATGTGTGCTGTTTACTGCCAGCCTAGCCAAG TACGCAGACCCAGTGACAGACCTGCTGGACCAGTGTGGAGTTTTCCGGGCCCGTTTATTCCGGGAGTCTTGTGTTTTCCACCAGGGCTGCTATGTCAAAGATTTAAGCCGCCTGGGCAGAGACCTCCACAAAACCCTCATTCTGGACAATTCTCCTGCTTCCTACATCTTCCACCCAAATAATGCT gtTCCGGTGGTGTCATGGTTTGATGATGTGGAAGATGCTGAGCTGCTCAACCTTCTACCTGTGTTTGAAGAACTAAGCCAAGCTGATAACGTTTATGCGCGTCTGGACCAGCTTCGTGGACATTAA